The proteins below are encoded in one region of Aspergillus nidulans FGSC A4 chromosome III:
- a CDS encoding bZIP transcription factor (transcript_id=CADANIAT00006403) — translation MEVEHSTPPTPTEGVQKKRRRTEAQLARKRQADRINHKAKREQQKRQMENLETQVTNLQQAVQSLTDQVRVLNERLRDQSRYFSCFDLAETPSPVGTAGNSSTSLPQPRPLPNAQDMLLLPADKLPMLVPAPVLGEPDNNVPVDCRCGVDHRSYYECLEYSTFSILLRAHQGLNTSLSNPTRLPRTPSLIHVFRPASTDNPVIQILGLVFSQVRPANVRTLFACYVVMYRFLRWRLCPDEETQRDVPTWLYPTEIQKTIPHPVCIDFLPWPGLRDRLIHKAQQIQDPRHSVMMYMRSIHFRWPGDQEFIYTNENGELMPTPSFEAGLYAYENWQVSREWAATFPKLKKYVNVGDDEGVLVYIMGQNN, via the exons ATGGAGGTAGAACATTCAACGCCTCCCACGCCTACCGAGGGCGTTCAGAAGAAGCGTCGACGGACCGAAGCCCAGCTGGCGCGCAAACGACAGGCCGACCGTATCAACCACAAGGCCAAAcgcgagcagcagaagcggCAGATGGAGAACCTGGAAACACAAGTCACCAATTTACAGCAGGCCGTCCAGTCGCTCACCGATCAAGTTCGCGTCCTCAACGAAAGACTGCGGGATCAGTCGCGatatttctcttgttttGATCTCGCGGAAACGCCCAGTCCCGTCGGTACCGCCGGCAACTCGTCCACCTCGCTTCCGCAACCGCGGCCGCTTCCCAACGCGCAGGACAtgcttctcctccccgcAGATAAGCTACCCATGCTCGTTCCTGCGCCAGTACTTGGGGAACCCGATAATAATGTCCCTGTCGACTGCCGGTGCGGAGTAGACCATCGCTCGTACTACGAATGCCTCGAGTACTCGACcttttccatcctcctccgcgCTCACCAGGGCCTCAACACAAGCCTCTCGAATCCGACGCGGCTTCCTCGCACGCCGTCTCTAATACATGTCTTTCGCCCAGCGTCGACCGACAATCCAGTCATCCAGATCCTTGGCCTCGTCTTCAGCCAAGTGCGCCCGGCAAATGTCCGTACTCTGTTTGCTTGCTATGTGGTGATGTATCGCTTTCTACGA TGGCGCCTCTGCCCTGACGAAGAAACCCAACGCGATGTCCCAACCTGGCTATATCCAACCGAAATTCAAAAGACCATCCCGCATCCCGTTTGCATCGACTTCCTCCCATGGCCGGGCCTCCGCGATCGTTTGATACACAAGGCGCAGCAGATACAAGACCCCCGACACTCAGTGATGATGTACATGCGCTCAATCCACTTCCGGTGGCCGGGGGACCAGGAGTTTATCTACACCAATGAGAACGGGGAACTGATGCCGACGCCGAGTTTCGAGGCCGGCTTGTACGCGTACGAGAACTGGCAAGTGTCGCGCGAGTGGGCAGCAACGTTTCCGAAATTGAAAAAGTACGTCAACGTTGGTGATGACGAGGGTGTTCTG GTGTACATCATGGGTCAAAACAACTAG